Proteins from a genomic interval of Calditrichota bacterium:
- the fsa gene encoding fructose-6-phosphate aldolase has protein sequence MKLFIDTANVTEIKEAASLGILDGVTTNPTLLAKEKGDPREILAQICAIVDGPISAEVVSLDAEGIVREGRELAAIHDNIYVKIPATTEGLKAIRRLRAEGIHTNATLVFSPMQALLVAKAGTNLVSPFVGRLDDVSHVGMDLISDILTIYENYGFDTEVVVASIRHPLHVVEAALMGAHAATVPFKVIEQLMKHPLTDIGIERFLQDWAKVKKQ, from the coding sequence ATGAAGCTATTCATCGACACGGCTAATGTCACCGAGATTAAGGAGGCGGCCAGCCTCGGCATTCTCGATGGCGTTACTACTAACCCCACGCTCTTGGCTAAGGAAAAGGGGGACCCGAGGGAAATCCTAGCGCAGATTTGCGCCATTGTTGATGGGCCTATTAGCGCCGAGGTGGTGAGTCTGGACGCCGAGGGAATTGTCCGGGAAGGACGCGAGCTGGCGGCCATTCACGACAACATCTACGTGAAGATCCCGGCCACCACCGAGGGGTTGAAGGCCATCCGTCGCCTGCGGGCCGAGGGCATTCACACCAATGCCACCCTGGTATTCAGCCCTATGCAGGCGCTGCTTGTGGCAAAGGCTGGCACCAACCTCGTCTCGCCCTTTGTTGGCCGCCTGGACGACGTCAGTCACGTCGGCATGGACCTGATAAGCGACATCCTGACCATTTACGAAAACTATGGCTTTGACACCGAGGTAGTGGTGGCCAGTATCCGCCACCCGCTGCACGTGGTGGAGGCGGCGCTCATGGGAGCTCATGCGGCCACGGTGCCCTTCAAGGTCATCGAGCAGCTCATGAAGCACCCCTTGACCGACATCGGCATCGAGAGGTTCCTGCAGGACTGGGCCAAGGTGAAGAAGCAGTAG
- the truA gene encoding tRNA pseudouridine(38-40) synthase TruA, whose protein sequence is MTRNLKIILEYDGTDFCGWQRQPGVRTVQGELERVLEQLLQHPVSLTAAGRTDVGVHAQGQVVNFFTERRIQATRLLRGLNALLPPDVRALEVEEVPAGFHARFSALARVYRYRIATRPYAIGRQYVWYYPRPLDLELMRRALQPLLGEHDFRSFCRAEAALPHYRCCVEEATWSECQGELCFDIRANRFLHGMVRTIVGTLVEVGRGKIPAESVGQMLEARNRRVAGPTAPAQGLCLMRVVYPTDLEAEVSGERLNGTEES, encoded by the coding sequence ATGACGCGGAACCTGAAGATTATCCTCGAATACGACGGCACCGACTTTTGTGGCTGGCAGCGGCAACCGGGGGTGCGTACCGTGCAAGGGGAGCTGGAGCGTGTGCTGGAGCAGCTGCTGCAGCATCCGGTGAGCCTAACTGCAGCAGGGCGGACAGACGTGGGGGTGCATGCGCAGGGGCAGGTGGTCAACTTCTTTACCGAGCGCCGCATACAGGCAACTCGTCTACTGCGGGGGCTCAATGCGCTCTTGCCGCCCGATGTCCGTGCCCTGGAAGTGGAGGAGGTGCCTGCGGGCTTTCACGCGCGTTTCAGTGCCTTGGCGCGCGTTTACCGCTACCGCATAGCCACCAGGCCGTACGCCATCGGCAGGCAGTACGTCTGGTACTACCCGCGGCCCCTGGACCTGGAGCTCATGCGCCGCGCGTTACAGCCGTTGCTGGGGGAACACGATTTTCGTTCCTTCTGCCGCGCAGAGGCCGCACTGCCCCACTACCGGTGTTGCGTTGAAGAGGCGACCTGGTCAGAGTGCCAGGGCGAGCTATGCTTCGACATTAGGGCGAACCGCTTTCTGCATGGCATGGTGCGCACTATTGTCGGCACCCTGGTGGAGGTTGGCCGCGGCAAGATTCCGGCGGAAAGCGTAGGGCAAATGTTGGAGGCGCGAAATCGCCGTGTGGCTGGGCCCACTGCGCCCGCTCAAGGGTTGTGCCTTATGCGCGTGGTCTACCCCACGGATCTGGAAGCGGAGGTTTCTGGTGAGCGACTCAACGGAACGGAGGAGTCATGA
- a CDS encoding energy-coupling factor transporter transmembrane protein EcfT, producing the protein MLQDITLGRYYPVDSVVHRLDPRTKLVASVLLMIGLLLTDAPAVTAIWGMLTFAVVLAGRLPLPLVLRNLRAFVWLFLLTMIVHSFFTAGSVWAKLPLVGWTLTREGVRNGLLYSFRLAVLVVMAALLTLTTSPIEITDGLERLMRPMRRVGVPVHELAMMMSLALRFVPTLLEEADRLQKAQVSRGASFEGNVVQRVRSVLPLIVPLFVSSFRRADELALAMDARCYRGGEGRTCYQLLRLQPIDYVAMAVSAGLVALAALV; encoded by the coding sequence ATATTGCAAGACATTACATTGGGGCGCTACTACCCGGTCGACTCGGTTGTGCACCGGCTGGACCCGCGTACCAAGTTGGTGGCAAGCGTCTTGTTGATGATAGGTCTGCTGTTGACGGATGCTCCGGCGGTGACCGCCATTTGGGGCATGCTCACCTTTGCAGTGGTCTTAGCAGGGCGCTTGCCATTGCCGCTTGTCCTACGCAACTTGCGCGCGTTTGTCTGGCTCTTCCTGCTGACGATGATTGTCCATTCATTCTTCACCGCGGGAAGCGTCTGGGCGAAGCTCCCGCTGGTAGGGTGGACGCTGACCAGGGAAGGCGTGCGGAACGGCCTGCTGTACTCCTTTCGGCTTGCGGTGTTGGTGGTGATGGCGGCGCTTCTGACGCTTACCACCTCGCCCATCGAGATCACCGACGGTTTGGAGAGGCTCATGCGTCCGATGCGGCGCGTGGGAGTGCCGGTTCACGAGTTGGCCATGATGATGTCGTTGGCCCTGCGCTTTGTGCCCACCCTGCTGGAGGAGGCCGACCGCCTGCAGAAGGCGCAAGTGTCGAGGGGGGCAAGTTTCGAGGGGAACGTAGTGCAGCGGGTGCGGAGCGTGTTGCCGCTTATTGTGCCCCTTTTCGTCTCTTCGTTTCGCAGGGCGGACGAGCTGGCACTGGCCATGGACGCACGTTGCTATCGCGGCGGAGAGGGGCGCACCTGCTACCAGCTGCTGCGGTTGCAGCCCATCGACTATGTGGCAATGGCCGTGAGTGCCGGGCTGGTGGCCCTCGCCGCGCTTGTGTAG
- a CDS encoding AMP-binding protein, with product MPTLTGLLHNTAQRHTESTAIVFNEHRIEYGRLEEAVRRLAKGLKGLGVQPGSRVALLLPNLPHFVISYYGALWAGAVVVPLNILLGREELRQVLVDSGAQVVIAWGGFKNTVLAATSSLPHPVRLVFLGERIPADTQSLPHLIAQSSADENPAQVQEEDTAAIIYTAGTTGPPLGVELTHANLTSAANMCRTMLLLSPKDRIMAVLPLYHPFAQTAAMNAAIDAGAQLVIHHRFRPREILSSIAQNEVTCMAAAPGMLQALLDTAQQTDDLSSLKYCLTSGSPLSEELRHQFEERFAHTLVLAGYGLTEAAGIVTSNRLDRERKPGSVGLPMLGVELNIVDSDDRPLRPGEHGEIVVKGPNVMKGYLNRPEETARALKSGWLHTGDIGMADADHYFYVIARKKEVICKGGFHIYPHEIEQVVLGHPAVAEAAAVGVPDPVHGQEVKLHVALKPGATVTADELIAFCAEHLEVYKRPKTVQFHQTLPKTPTGRVLRLRLGASSSQGK from the coding sequence GTGCCTACACTAACGGGTCTCTTGCATAATACTGCGCAGAGACACACAGAGTCCACGGCGATAGTCTTCAATGAGCATCGGATCGAGTACGGACGCCTCGAGGAGGCAGTGCGACGTCTGGCAAAGGGGCTCAAGGGGCTGGGTGTCCAGCCGGGCTCGCGGGTGGCGCTGCTGTTGCCCAATCTGCCCCACTTTGTGATCAGCTACTACGGGGCGCTCTGGGCGGGCGCGGTAGTGGTGCCGCTGAACATCCTCTTGGGGCGCGAGGAGCTCCGCCAGGTGCTGGTCGACAGCGGAGCTCAGGTGGTGATTGCCTGGGGTGGGTTCAAGAACACAGTCCTCGCAGCCACCTCTTCACTGCCGCACCCTGTGCGCCTGGTTTTCCTGGGTGAGCGTATACCGGCCGACACGCAGAGCCTGCCGCACTTGATCGCCCAGTCCTCGGCTGACGAGAACCCGGCCCAAGTGCAGGAAGAGGACACTGCGGCTATCATCTACACGGCCGGCACCACGGGTCCGCCGCTGGGGGTAGAATTGACCCACGCCAACCTGACGTCGGCAGCCAACATGTGCCGCACCATGCTGCTTCTGTCGCCGAAAGACCGCATCATGGCCGTGTTGCCGCTCTACCACCCATTTGCGCAGACGGCGGCAATGAACGCCGCCATCGACGCGGGGGCGCAGCTTGTCATTCACCATCGCTTCCGGCCCCGCGAAATCCTCAGCTCCATCGCGCAGAACGAAGTCACCTGTATGGCCGCAGCGCCGGGCATGCTCCAAGCCTTGCTGGACACTGCCCAGCAGACGGACGACCTGTCGTCGCTGAAGTACTGCCTCACTTCGGGCTCGCCCCTGTCCGAGGAGCTTCGGCACCAATTCGAGGAGCGCTTCGCCCACACCTTAGTCCTTGCGGGCTACGGGTTGACCGAAGCAGCCGGCATCGTCACCAGCAATCGCTTGGACCGCGAGCGGAAACCTGGCTCGGTGGGCCTCCCCATGTTGGGCGTGGAGCTCAACATCGTCGACAGCGACGACCGACCCCTGCGCCCGGGCGAGCATGGCGAGATCGTGGTCAAGGGGCCAAATGTGATGAAGGGCTACCTGAACCGCCCCGAGGAGACCGCCAGGGCGCTGAAATCGGGCTGGCTGCACACTGGCGACATCGGCATGGCGGATGCCGACCACTACTTCTACGTGATCGCCCGCAAGAAGGAAGTCATCTGCAAGGGTGGGTTTCACATCTATCCCCACGAAATCGAGCAGGTGGTGCTGGGGCATCCGGCTGTCGCCGAAGCAGCTGCGGTTGGCGTGCCTGACCCAGTGCATGGCCAGGAGGTGAAGCTCCATGTGGCACTGAAGCCAGGTGCCACGGTCACTGCTGACGAGCTCATCGCCTTCTGCGCAGAGCACCTGGAGGTCTACAAGCGGCCCAAGACGGTGCAGTTTCACCAGACCCTGCCCAAAACGCCGACAGGCCGGGTACTCAGGCTACGGTTGGGGGCAAGCAGTTCTCAAGGTAAATAG
- the fusA gene encoding elongation factor G: MKEITSKDLRNIALVAHGGVGKTSLAEAILFSAGETSRMGTVEDGSTVSDYQADEIERKISISASLMHCHWKDVKINIIDAPGYADFFGDAVSALRVADLAVVLVDAVSGIAVGTENAMEVITKQGTPHLFFVNREDKEHANFDKTVAALQERFGHNVTVLQFPVGEGAEFKTIVDLVHMKLVTFSTDGSGNYTTADIPAELKSKADGLREKLVEMVAECDDAILESYFEKGSLSAEEFAKGLKSGILKGALAPVLCGAATKNIGTHLLLDFIATYCPSPADLSPVKGTVPGTGQECTRPVDPAAPLAALVFKTVAEAHLGELSLVRVYTGTLKMGEEVLNATNGTTEKIGQIYVVNGKTRKEVGALVAGDCGALVKLRNTHTGDCLTAKKEPMLLPGIVFPAPVTEVAIVPKSKGDEEKISNGLQALRDEDPSFTVEVNPELRQTILAGQGELHLDVIIKRLKEKFGVDVDVQRPRIPYRETITGRADEKYRHKKQTGGAGQFAEVWMKVEPLPRGAGFEFENQVVGGAISSVFIPSVEKGVRQVLEEGALAGYKIVDVKAIVYDGKEHPVDSKDIAFQIAGREVFKMAFLNAKPILLEPIYDIEVKVPEENMGEVMGDLSSRRGRILGMDSAGHYQIVRAKVPLAELHKYASTLRSITQGRATYSRSFSHYEPLPKELEAKVIEEAKAERERERSK, encoded by the coding sequence GTGAAAGAGATTACCAGCAAAGACTTGCGAAACATCGCTCTTGTGGCCCATGGCGGCGTGGGTAAGACCTCGCTGGCAGAGGCCATCCTCTTCTCTGCAGGAGAGACCTCCCGCATGGGCACCGTTGAAGACGGCTCGACAGTTTCCGACTACCAGGCAGACGAAATCGAACGGAAGATCTCCATAAGCGCCTCACTCATGCACTGCCATTGGAAGGATGTCAAGATCAACATCATCGACGCCCCGGGGTACGCGGATTTCTTCGGCGACGCGGTGAGCGCCCTGCGGGTGGCCGACCTGGCAGTAGTCCTGGTTGATGCCGTATCGGGCATCGCCGTTGGCACCGAGAACGCCATGGAGGTCATCACCAAGCAGGGAACGCCGCATCTTTTCTTTGTGAACCGGGAGGACAAAGAGCACGCCAATTTCGATAAGACAGTGGCGGCCCTCCAGGAGCGGTTCGGCCACAACGTGACCGTGCTCCAATTCCCTGTGGGCGAAGGGGCGGAGTTCAAGACGATCGTTGACCTGGTGCACATGAAGCTGGTCACGTTCAGCACCGACGGCAGCGGCAATTACACCACCGCGGACATCCCGGCCGAGCTGAAGAGCAAGGCGGATGGCCTGCGCGAGAAGTTAGTGGAAATGGTCGCCGAGTGCGACGACGCCATCTTGGAGAGTTACTTCGAGAAGGGCTCGCTCTCGGCAGAGGAGTTTGCCAAGGGGCTGAAGTCCGGCATCTTGAAAGGCGCGCTGGCGCCGGTGTTGTGCGGCGCCGCCACCAAGAACATCGGCACGCACCTCCTGCTGGACTTTATCGCCACCTATTGCCCGTCACCGGCCGACCTGTCGCCCGTGAAGGGCACGGTACCAGGCACCGGCCAGGAGTGCACACGACCAGTGGACCCGGCTGCTCCCCTGGCAGCGCTGGTGTTCAAGACGGTGGCAGAGGCCCACTTGGGGGAACTCTCCCTGGTGCGGGTCTACACCGGGACACTGAAGATGGGCGAGGAGGTGCTAAACGCCACCAATGGCACTACCGAGAAGATTGGCCAAATCTACGTGGTCAACGGTAAGACGCGCAAAGAGGTGGGCGCATTGGTGGCTGGCGACTGCGGCGCCCTGGTCAAGCTGCGCAACACCCATACCGGCGACTGCCTTACCGCCAAGAAAGAGCCCATGCTGCTGCCGGGTATCGTCTTCCCTGCGCCGGTCACCGAGGTGGCCATCGTTCCAAAGAGCAAGGGCGACGAGGAGAAGATCTCCAACGGACTGCAAGCGCTCCGCGATGAAGACCCCAGCTTCACCGTGGAAGTGAACCCCGAGCTCCGGCAAACCATCCTTGCCGGGCAGGGAGAGTTGCATCTGGACGTGATTATCAAGCGCCTCAAGGAGAAATTCGGGGTCGACGTGGACGTGCAGAGGCCGCGCATCCCCTACCGCGAAACCATCACCGGTAGGGCAGATGAAAAGTACCGACACAAGAAACAGACCGGTGGCGCAGGGCAGTTCGCGGAAGTGTGGATGAAGGTGGAACCCTTGCCCCGCGGCGCCGGGTTCGAGTTTGAAAACCAAGTGGTGGGCGGCGCCATCTCCTCTGTCTTCATCCCCTCGGTGGAAAAGGGTGTGCGGCAGGTATTGGAAGAGGGCGCGCTGGCCGGCTACAAGATCGTAGACGTCAAGGCGATTGTCTACGACGGCAAGGAACACCCTGTGGATTCCAAGGACATCGCTTTCCAGATTGCCGGCCGCGAGGTCTTCAAGATGGCATTTCTCAACGCAAAGCCGATCCTATTGGAGCCCATTTACGATATCGAGGTGAAGGTTCCCGAGGAGAACATGGGCGAGGTCATGGGCGACCTGTCCAGTCGGCGCGGGCGCATCCTGGGCATGGACTCGGCAGGGCACTATCAGATCGTGCGGGCCAAGGTACCGCTGGCGGAGCTGCACAAGTACGCCTCCACCCTGCGGTCCATCACCCAAGGCCGTGCCACCTATTCCCGCTCATTCTCGCACTATGAGCCGCTGCCCAAGGAGTTGGAGGCAAAAGTCATCGAAGAGGCGAAAGCCGAGCGCGAACGAGAGCGCTCCAAGTAG
- a CDS encoding HIT domain-containing protein codes for MDTLWAPWRMEYIKSAKPRGCIFCTKPRQNDDRRNLIPYRGTHCFVILNYYPYNNGHLMVVPYRHVGDLAELSAEEQGEMMALIAQSTRALTVTLKAQGFNIGFNLGKAAGAGVEDHLHCHVVPRWVGDTNYMPILGHTKVVPEALENTCATLAEAFAELSGQKRR; via the coding sequence ATGGACACGCTATGGGCACCGTGGCGGATGGAATATATCAAGTCAGCCAAGCCGCGCGGCTGCATCTTTTGCACCAAGCCGCGGCAGAACGATGACCGCCGCAACCTCATCCCCTATCGAGGCACGCATTGCTTTGTGATCCTCAACTACTACCCGTACAACAACGGCCACCTGATGGTGGTGCCTTACCGCCATGTGGGAGACCTGGCCGAGCTGAGCGCCGAGGAGCAAGGGGAAATGATGGCCTTGATTGCCCAAAGCACTCGGGCCCTGACCGTGACGCTGAAGGCGCAGGGTTTCAATATCGGCTTCAATCTTGGCAAGGCCGCTGGAGCTGGCGTGGAGGACCACCTCCATTGCCACGTGGTCCCTCGCTGGGTAGGGGATACCAACTACATGCCCATCCTCGGCCACACCAAAGTGGTGCCGGAGGCCTTGGAGAACACCTGCGCCACCTTGGCAGAGGCCTTTGCCGAGCTATCGGGGCAAAAGCGGCGGTGA
- the mazG gene encoding nucleoside triphosphate pyrophosphohydrolase: MENSFDRLVAIMAQLRGEKGCPWDREQTHRSLRQFLLEEAYEVLEAIDQERYDDLKEELGDLLLQVIFHAQIAAEEGRFTIEDVVRGINDKLVRRHPHVFGNAEIRTAEEQTVHWENVKQNEGKESVVDGVPRELSALLRAHRVQSKAATVGFDWENVEQVWPKVEEELAELRRACQLGDQRKVEEELGDVLFSLVNLSRFIRVNPEDALRGTVDKFVRRFKQVEQELRQRGICLRDASLQEMDEVWERVKRQES, from the coding sequence GTGGAAAATTCGTTTGATAGACTCGTTGCCATCATGGCGCAGTTGCGCGGCGAGAAGGGCTGTCCATGGGATCGCGAGCAGACCCATCGTTCCCTCCGCCAATTCCTCCTCGAGGAGGCCTACGAGGTCTTGGAGGCCATTGATCAGGAGCGCTATGACGACCTGAAAGAGGAACTGGGCGATCTGCTGCTGCAGGTGATATTCCACGCCCAAATCGCCGCCGAAGAGGGGCGCTTCACCATCGAGGATGTGGTGCGCGGCATCAATGACAAGCTGGTGCGCCGCCATCCGCACGTGTTTGGCAACGCCGAAATCCGCACGGCCGAGGAGCAAACCGTCCACTGGGAGAATGTCAAGCAGAACGAGGGCAAGGAATCGGTGGTGGATGGCGTGCCGCGCGAGCTTTCGGCGCTGCTGCGCGCCCACCGTGTGCAGAGCAAGGCAGCGACCGTGGGCTTCGATTGGGAGAACGTCGAGCAGGTCTGGCCCAAGGTGGAAGAGGAGTTAGCCGAGCTCCGTCGCGCCTGCCAGCTCGGCGACCAGAGGAAGGTGGAAGAAGAACTCGGCGATGTGCTCTTTTCGTTGGTGAATCTCTCGCGCTTTATCCGCGTCAACCCGGAGGACGCACTGCGCGGCACGGTGGACAAGTTCGTGCGGCGCTTCAAACAGGTGGAGCAGGAGCTCAGGCAGCGCGGCATTTGCCTTCGGGACGCGTCGTTGCAGGAGATGGACGAGGTCTGGGAGCGGGTCAAGCGCCAGGAATCATGA
- a CDS encoding dipeptide epimerase gives MRVTAYPVRLPLRHTFRIARHAEDVSENFYVAVEWDGMLGLGEGAPSPRYGESVARGIAEVAKVAATLHQLLSPEAALAVLPGLSMESIAARAALEMALLDLWAKQQDQPLYQLLGVELGPIPPTSFTLGIAAPEEIRRKVLEAQPYRILKVKLGTRDDYAIVEAVRELTDKPLRVDANEGWNPEQAAATIRWLEDKGVELVEQPLPAGDLAAVRWLREQVTLPLIADESCRVAADIPGLVGVYDGINIKLSKCGGLREALQMIRLARHYGLKVMLGCMIESSVGITAAAHLAPLVDYVDLDGHLLLAEDPYEGVTLCDGTLILPERPGLGVTLRAPSQ, from the coding sequence ATGAGAGTCACCGCATACCCGGTCCGTTTGCCGCTGCGGCATACGTTTCGCATCGCGCGGCACGCGGAAGATGTGAGCGAAAACTTTTATGTGGCAGTCGAGTGGGACGGGATGCTGGGCCTGGGCGAAGGCGCGCCGTCGCCGCGCTACGGTGAGTCGGTGGCGCGCGGCATCGCCGAGGTGGCGAAGGTAGCCGCGACCCTGCACCAACTCCTCTCACCTGAGGCAGCGCTCGCGGTCCTGCCGGGGCTCTCAATGGAGAGCATCGCTGCGCGCGCTGCCTTGGAAATGGCCTTGCTTGACCTTTGGGCCAAGCAGCAAGACCAACCCCTTTACCAGCTGCTGGGTGTGGAATTGGGGCCCATCCCGCCAACTTCTTTCACCTTGGGCATCGCCGCGCCTGAGGAGATCCGCCGCAAAGTCCTGGAGGCACAGCCGTACCGGATCCTCAAGGTTAAGCTGGGCACTCGCGACGACTATGCCATCGTCGAGGCAGTGCGCGAGCTGACCGACAAGCCGTTGCGCGTGGATGCCAACGAGGGGTGGAATCCGGAGCAGGCGGCAGCCACCATCAGGTGGCTTGAGGACAAAGGGGTAGAGCTTGTGGAGCAACCCCTTCCTGCCGGCGATTTGGCAGCCGTGCGCTGGCTCCGGGAACAGGTCACTCTGCCCCTCATTGCCGACGAAAGCTGCCGCGTCGCCGCTGACATCCCGGGACTGGTGGGTGTCTATGATGGCATCAACATCAAGTTGAGCAAGTGCGGCGGGCTGCGCGAGGCGCTCCAGATGATCCGCCTGGCGCGTCATTACGGCCTCAAAGTGATGCTGGGCTGCATGATCGAAAGCTCCGTGGGCATCACTGCGGCAGCGCACCTTGCGCCACTGGTGGACTATGTCGACTTGGACGGCCATCTTCTGCTGGCCGAAGATCCATATGAAGGCGTGACCTTGTGCGACGGCACGCTCATTTTGCCTGAGCGACCCGGCTTGGGCGTCACTCTACGGGC